One stretch of Macaca nemestrina isolate mMacNem1 chromosome 17, mMacNem.hap1, whole genome shotgun sequence DNA includes these proteins:
- the LOC105476819 gene encoding peripheral-type benzodiazepine receptor-associated protein 1 isoform X9 — translation MEQLTTLPRPGNPGAMEPWALPTWQSWTPGRGGEPGDAVPSVADTPPAALQLPELRSEESSEPKGARSSGPIGGTDPEEAEACLPSLGQQASSSGPACQRPEDEEVEAFPKAKLNMGFGDRPNLELLRALGELRQRCAILKEENQMLRKSSFPETEEKVRRLKRKNAELAVIAKRLEERARKLQETNLRVVSAPLPRPGASLELCRKALARQRARDLSETASALLAKDKQIAALQRECRELQARLTLVGKEGPQWLHVRDFDRLLRESQREVLRLQRQIALRNQRETPPRPPSRPPGPALPARAEAPAPGAPGEATPQEDADNLPVILGEPEKEQRVQQLESELSKKRKKCESLEQEARKKQRRCEELELQLREAQNENARLVEENSRLSGRVTEKEQVEWENAELRGQLLGVTQERDSALRKSQGLQSKLESLEQVLKHMREVAQRRQQLEVEHEQARLSLREKQEEVRRLQQAQAEAKKEHEGAVQLLESTLDSMQARVRELEEQCRSQTEQFSLLAQELQAFRLHPGPLDLLTSALDCGTLGDRPPPPCCCSTPRPCRGSGPKDLDLPPGSPGRCTPKSSEPAPATLTGVPRRTAKKAESLSNSSHSESIHNSPKSCPTPEVDTASEVEELEVDSVSLLPATPEGSRGGARIQVFLARYSYNPFEGPNENPEAELPLTAGEYIYVYGNMDEDGFFEGELMDGRRGLVPSNFVERVSDDDLLTSLPPELADLSHSSGPELSFLSVGGGGSSSGGQSSGGRSQPRPEEEDAGDDLSVSPSPEGLGEPPAVPYPRCLVVLKQLAHSVVLAWEPPPERVELHGFHICVNGELRQALGPGAPPKAVLENLDLRAGPLHISVQALTSRGSSDPLRCCLAVGARAGVVPSQLRVHRLTATSAEITWVPGNSNLAHAIYLNGEECPPASPSTYWATFCHLRPGTPYQAQVEAQLPPQGPWEPGWERLEQRAATLQFTTLPAGPPDAPLDVQIEPGPSPGILIISWLPVTIDAAGTSNGVRVTGYAIYADGQKIMEVASPTAGSVLVELSQLQLLQVCREVVVRTMSPHGESADSIPAPITPALAPASLPARVSCPSPRPSPEARAPLASASPAPGDPSSPLQHPAPLGTQEPPGAPPASPSREMPKGSHEDPPAPCSQVPCSGRGEQVHAGRGTWAWVLPQRSLFQEEAGAAVLGTSEERTASTSTLGEKDPSPAAPSLAKQEAEWTAGEACPAPSSAQGALAQQAPNTEACQGGDPGSGLRPRAEKEDAAELGVHLVNSLVDHGRNSDLSDIQEEEEEEEEEEEEEEEELGSRTCSFQKQVAGNSIRENGAKSQPDPFCETDSDEEILEQILELPLQQFCSKKLFSIPEEEEEEEEDEEKEKPGAGCSSQDPGPPEPALLGLGCDSGQPRRPGQCPLSPEPSRAGDCLEDMPGLVGGSSRRRGGGSPEKPPSRRRPPDPREHCSRLLSNNGPQASGRPGPTRERGGLPVIEGPRTGLEASGRGRLGPSRRCSRGRALEPGLASCLSPKCLEISIEYDSEDEQEAGSGGISITSSCYPGDGEAWGTATVGRPRGPPKANSGPKPYPPLPAWEKGEPERRGRSATGRAKEPLSRATETREARGQDSSGRRGPQKRGARVPRPSTAELVPVRSPSEALAYQHLPVRIFVALFDYDPVSMSPNPDAGEEELPFREGQILKVFGDKDADGFYRGEGGGRTGYIPCNMVAEVAVDSPAGRQQLLQRGYLSPDILLEGSARTTGPPPKPRRSKKAESEGPAQPCPGPPKLVPSAELKAPHSMVAAFDYNPQESSPNMDVEAELPFRAGDVITVFGGMDDDGFYYGELNGQRGLVPSNFLEGPGPEAGGLDREPRTPQAESQRTRRRRVQC, via the exons ATGGAGCAACTGACAACCCTCCCACGGCCTGGGAACCCTGGAGCCATGGAGCCATGGGCACTGCCCACCTGGCAGAGCTGGACTCCAGGTCGAGGGGGTGAACCTGGCGATGCAGTCCCAAGTGTCGCTGATACTCCTCCAGCAGCTCTGCAGCTTCCAGAACTGAGGTCTGAGGAGAGTTCCGAGCCCAAAGGAGCCAGGAGCTCTGGGCCCATTGGGGGCACTGACCCTGAAGAAGCAGAGGCTTGTCTGCCCAGCCTGGGCCAGCAAGCATCGAGCTCTGGACCTGCCTGCCAGAGGCCAGAGGATGAGGAAGTAGAGGCTTTCCCGAAG GCCAAGCTGAATATGGGCTTTGGGGACAGGCCCAATCTGGAGCTGCTGAGGGCCCTGGGGGAGCTGCGGCAGCGCTGTGCCATCCTTAAGGAGGAAaaccagatgctg AGGAAGAGCAGCTTCCCTGAGACGGAAGAGAAGGTGCGGAGGCTGAAGAGGAAGAACGCAGAGCTGGCGGTCATTGCCAAGCGCCTGGAGGAGAGGGCCCGAAAGCTGCAGGAAACGAACCTGAGGGTG GTGAGTGCCCCCTTGCCCCGGCCGGGGGCCAGCTTGGAGTTGTGTCGGAAGGCCCTAGCCCGCCAGCGAGCCCGGGACCTCAGTGAGACAGCCAGTGCACTGCTGGCCAAGGACAAGCAGATTGCTGCCTTGCAGCGGGAGTGCAGGGAGCTGCAGGCCAGGCTCACCCTGGTGGGCAAG GAGGGTCCCCAGTGGCTCCACGTGCGGGACTTCGATCGGTTGCTGCGCGAGTCCCAGCGGGAGGTGCTGCGGCTGCAGAGGCAGATCGCGCTGCGCAACCAGCGGGAGACGCCCCCGCGCCCGCCGTCCCGGCCCCCGGGCCCTGCTCTCCCGGCCAGAGCAGAGGCGCCGGCTCCCGGGGCCCCGGGAGAG GCCACACCCCAGGAGGATGCGGACAACCTACCCGTGATTCTAGGGGAGCCAGAGAAAGAGCAGAGGGTGCAGCAGCTG GAATCGGAGCTCAGCAAGAAGCGGAAGAAATGCGAGAGCCTGGAGCAGGAAGCCCGGAAAAAACAGAGGCGATGTGAGGAGCTG GAACTGCAGCTGAGAGAAGCGCAGAATGAGAATGCCCGCCTGGTGGAGGAGAACTCCCGGCTCAGTGGGAGAGTCACAGAGAAGGAGCAG GTGGAGTGGGAGAATGCGGAGCTGAGGGGCCAGCTCCTGGGGGTGACACAGGAGAGGGACTCAGCCCTTCGCAAGAGCCAGGGCCTGCAAAGCAAGCTGGAGAGCCTGGAGCAAGTGCTGAAG CACATGCGGGAGGTGGCCCAGCGGCGACAGCAGCTGGAGGTGGAGCATGAACAGGCTCGGCTCAGCCTGCgggagaagcaggaggaggtCCGGAGGTTGCAGCAG GCCCAGGCAGAAGCCAAGAAGGAACATGAAGGAGCCGTGCAGCTGCTGGAG TCTACCTTGGATTCCATGCAG GCCCGGGTTCGAGAGCTCGAGGAACAGTGCCGCAGCCAAACCGAGCAGTTCAGCCTCCTGGCACAGGAACTCCAGGCCTTCCGCCTGCACCCGGGCCCCTTGGATCTGCTCACATCTGCCCTGGACTGCGGGACCCTTGGAGACCGCCCGCCACCCCCCTGCTGCTGCTCCACTCCCCGGCCTTGCCGGGGGTCTGGCCCCAAAG ACCTTGACCTCCCGCCGGGCTCCCCTGGGCGCTGCACCCCAAAGTCTTCCGAGCCTGCCCCTGCCACCCTCACTGGGGTCCCTCGAAGGACAGCCAAGAAGGCAGAGTCTCTCTCCAACTCCTCCCACTCCGAGTCCATCCACAACAGCCCCAAGTCATGCCCTACACCTGAG GTGGACACAGCCAGTGAGGTAGAGGAGCTGGAGGTGGACAGTGTCTCCCTGCTCCCAGCCACGCCAGAGGGCAGCCGGGGAGGAGCCAGGATCCAGGTCTTCCTAGCGCGTTATAG CTACAACCCCTTTGAGGGCCCCAATGAGAATCCAGAAGCAGAGCTTCCGCTGACAGCTGGCGAGTACATCTATGTCTATGGCAACATGGATGAGGATGGCTTTTTTGAAG GAGAGCTCATGGATGGCCGAAGGGGCCTGGTCCCTTCCAATTTTGTAGAGCGTGTGTCGGATGACGACCTCCTGACCTCCCTCCCTCCGGAGCTGGCCGATTTGTCCCACAGCTCAGGCCCTGAACTCAGTTTCCTGAGTGTGGGTGGGGGTGGCAGCAGTAGCGGGGGCCAAAGCAGCGGGGGACGGAGCCAGCCCAGACCTGAGGAGGAGGATGCAGGGGACGACCTCAGTGTGAGCCCATCACCGGAGGGCCTGGGCGAGCCTCCTGCTGTGCCTTACCCCCGCTGTCTGGTGGTCCTCAAGCAGCTGGCCCACAGTGTAGTGCTGGCCTGGGAACCCCCTCCTGAGCGAGTGGAGCTACACGGCTTCCATATCTGTGTGAATGGGGAGCTGCGGCAGGCCCTGGGGCCTGGGGCGCCACCCAAGGCTGTGCTGGAGAACCTGGACCTGCGGGCCGGGCCCCTTCACATTTCTGTCCAGGCCCTGACCAGCCGGGGCAGCTCCGACCCACTGCGCTGTTGCTTGGCGGTGGGTGCCCGGGCTGGAGTGGTGCCCAGCCAGCTGCGGGTCCATCGGTTGACAGCCACATCTGCTGAGATCACCTGGGTGCCCGGCAATAGCAACTTGGCCCATGCCATCTACCTCAATGGGGAAGAGTGCCCACCTGCCAGCCCCAGTACCTACTGGGCCACCTTCTGCCACTTACGGCCTGGCACACCCTATCAGGCCCAAGTGGAGGCTCAGCTCCCACCCCAAGGGCCCTGGGAACCAGGCTGGGAGAGGCTGGAGCAGCGGGCTGCCACCCTGCAGTTCACCACACTCCCAGCAG GCCCGCCTGATGCCCCTCTGGATGTGCAGATCGAGCCTGGGCCCTCCCCTGGAATCTTGATCATCAGTTGGCTCCCAGTCACCATCGATGCTGCTGGCACATCCAACGGTGTCCGGGTCACAGGCTATGCCATCTATGCTGATGGGCAGAAG ATCATGGAGGTGGCCTCGCCCACGGCAGGCAGTGTGCTGGTGGAGTTGTCCCAGCTGCAGCTGCTGCAGGTGTGTCGTGAGGTGGTCGTGCGTACCATGTCGCCCCACGGGGAGTCGGCGGACTCCATCCCGGCTCCTATCACTCCTGCCCTGGCTCCAGCCAGCCTGCCGGCCCGAGTCTCCTGCCCCTCACCGCGACCAAGCCCAGAGGCCAGAGCAccccttgcttcagcctccccagcgCCTGGAGACCCCAGCTCTCCTCTCCAGCACCCTGCTCCCCTTGGAACTCAAGAGCCCCCAGGAGCACCCCCTGCAAGCCCTTCCAGAGAGATGCCAAAAGGGTCCCACGAGGATCCTCCAGCACCTTGCTCCCAGGTACCCTGTTCGGGGAGAGGGGAGCAGGTGCATGCTGGGAGAGGGACCTGGGCTTGGGTCCTTCCTCAGCGCTCTCTGTTCcaggaggaggctggggcagcagtGCTGGGCACCTCAGAGGAGAGGACAGCCAGCACATCCACCCTGGGTGAGAAGGACCCTAGCCCCGCAGCTCCCTCACTGGCCAAGCAGGAGGCCGAGTGGACTGCAGGAGAGGCCTGCCCGGCCCCCAGCTCCGCCCAGGGAGCACTGGCCCAGCAGGCGCCAAATACCGAGGCGTGCCAAGGAGGAGACCCAGGGTCTGGGCTGAGGCCTAGGGCTGAG AAGGAGGACGCGGCAGAGCTCGGGGTTCATCTGGTGAACTCCCTCGTGGACCACGGCCGCAACTCAGACCTGTCAGAcatccaggaggaagaggaggaggaggaggaggaggaggaggaggaggaggaggagctgggttCCAGGACTTGCTCCTTCCAGAAGCAGGTTGCTGGCAACAGCATCAGGGAGAATGGGGCCAAG tCCCAGCCCGACCCCTTTTGTGAGACTGACAGCGATGAGGAGATCTTGGAGCAGATCCTGGAGCTGCCCCTCCAGCAGTTCTGCAGCAAGAAGCTCTTTAGCATccccgaggaggaggaggaggaagaggaggacgaGGAGAAGGAGAAGCCAGGGGCAGGCTGTTCTTCCCAAGACCCTGGCCCGCCTGAACCTGCATTGCTGGGGCTGGGCTGTGACAGTGGTCAGCCCCGAAGACCTGGCCAGTGTCCCTTGTCTCCTGAGCCCTCCAGGGCTGGAGACTGCCTGGAGGACATGCCTGGATTAGTTGGTGGAAGCAGTcggaggagaggagggggctcCCCTGAGAAGCCCCCAAGCCGCAGGCGGCCTCCAGATCCCCGTGAACACTGCAGCCGACTTCTCAGCAACAATGGGCCCCAGGCCTCTGGACGACCCGGCCCCACGCGGGAGAGGGGTGGCCTCCCTGTAATTGAGGGCCCCAGGACTGGACTAGAGGCTAGCGGGAGAGGGCGGCTGGGCCCTTCCCGGAGGTGCTCCCGTGGCCGGGCGCTGGAGCCTGGCCTGGCCAGCTGCCTTTCCCCCAAGTGCTTGGAAATCAGCATTGAATATGACTCGGAGGACGAGCAGGAGGCGGGCAGCGGGGGCATCAGCATCACCAGCTCCTGCTACCCTGGAGATGGGGAGGCCTGGGGCACAGCAACCGTAGGAAGGCCCAGGGGGCCTCCGAAGGCCAATTCAGGCCCCAAACCCTACCCACCCctcccagcctgggagaaaggGGAGCCAGAGCGGAGAGGCCGCAGTGCGACGGGCAGAGCCAAGGAGCCACTCTCCCGG GCAACAGAGACTAGGGAAGCCAGAGGGCAGGACAGCTCTGGGCGGAGAGGCCCCCAGAAGAGAGGTGCCCGAGTCCCCAGGCCAAGCACTGCAGAGCTAG TCCCTGTGAGGAGCCCGTCAGAAGCATTGGCTTACCAGCACCTACCCGTCAGGATCTTTGTGGCTCTGTTTGACTACGACCCCGTGTCAATGTCCCCCAATCCTGATGCTGGAGAAGAAGAGCTTCCCTTCCGAGAGGGTCAGATCCTGAAG GTGTTTGGGGACAAGGATGCCGACGGCTTCTACCGGGGCGAAGGTGGGGGCCGGACAGGCTACATTCCCTGCAACATGGTGGCTGAGGTGGCTGTGGACAGCCCTGCCGGGAGACAGCAGCTGCTTCAGCGGGGTTATTTGTCCCCAGATATTCTCCTCGAGGGCTCAG CCCGCACAACTGGGCCTCCTCCCAAGCCCCGCCGCTCCAAGAAAG CTGAGTCGGAAGGCCCTGCCCAGCCCTGTCCAG GCCCCCCTAAGCTGGTCCCCTCCGCTGAGCTGAAAGCTCCCCACTCCATGGTGGCTGCATTTGACTACAACCCCCAGGAGAGTTCCCCCAATATGGACGTCGAG GCAGAGCTGCCCTTCCGGGCAGGGGATGTCATTACTGTGTTTGGGGGCATGGACGATGACGGTTTCTACTAT ggGGAATTAAATGGACAAAGGGGCCTGGTTCCATCCAACTTCCTGGAGGGCCctgggcctgaggcaggaggcctGGACAGGGAACCCAGGACACCCCAGGCTGAGAGTCAG